CATATCCTCTAACGTTCACCTTCACCACGGCGGTTAGACTAGTGCCCACCATAGCCGCCGACGCCCAAACAGTCATCGACGCCCAAAAGTCCAGAGGCCTAGAGTTGGAGAAGGGGAACCTCCTGAAAAGGGTGAGAAACCACATACCCATACTCATACCGTTAATCGTCACCGCCATTAGGAGAAGCATGGAGATGGCTGAAGCCCTAGAATCAAGGGGGTTCGGCGCATCCGCCAAAAGGGAGGCCATGATAACCCTTAAAATGAAGCGCACGGACTACCTAACCATCCTGCTGGCCCTGCTCCTCACAGCGCTCGGAGTATACGCGAAGCTTTACATACCCCTGCCATTACTCGAGGTACCATACCGCATGCCCAAGATACCGTTTTTCAGCCCATAGGATCCCAAAAGGTACCAAGCTTATAATCAGCCTCTACACCCGTCATGAACACGCTTAA
Above is a genomic segment from Candidatus Bathyarchaeia archaeon containing:
- a CDS encoding energy-coupling factor transporter transmembrane component T, giving the protein MRVFEGFKFTKLNTPIHNMDPRAKFTVVMGIFILAVVFTELLPLLILFTTQIPLTASSKCLKRWLGSLKGAAYLAALIFGMNFITGASLTFAFSMTLRFLCLISSFSLFFMTTSPDDLGLALEELKVPYPLTFTFTTAVRLVPTIAADAQTVIDAQKSRGLELEKGNLLKRVRNHIPILIPLIVTAIRRSMEMAEALESRGFGASAKREAMITLKMKRTDYLTILLALLLTALGVYAKLYIPLPLLEVPYRMPKIPFFSP